A stretch of the Roseomonas gilardii genome encodes the following:
- a CDS encoding Hsp20/alpha crystallin family protein: protein MQIKGLIPWARKDGAPDAKSSEDNPIATLQREMNHVFENFWNRVGHFEWPWGSGEAKSDMVETDDAIEVSIELPGMEMKDIEVTVNDDMLTVKGEKRIERQEKKTGYYLSERSYGAIYRTIPLPPGVDGEKAQASFKNGVLTIKLPQTPEAQAKVKRIEVKNG, encoded by the coding sequence ATGCAGATTAAAGGCCTCATTCCCTGGGCGCGCAAGGACGGCGCGCCAGACGCCAAAAGCAGCGAAGACAACCCGATCGCGACGCTTCAGCGCGAGATGAACCACGTGTTCGAGAATTTCTGGAATAGGGTCGGTCATTTCGAATGGCCCTGGGGCAGCGGCGAAGCCAAATCCGACATGGTCGAGACCGACGACGCGATCGAAGTGTCGATCGAGCTGCCGGGCATGGAGATGAAGGACATCGAGGTAACGGTCAACGATGACATGTTGACCGTGAAGGGAGAGAAGAGGATCGAGCGCCAGGAGAAGAAGACGGGATACTATCTCTCCGAGCGCAGCTACGGCGCGATCTACCGGACAATTCCGCTCCCCCCCGGTGTGGATGGCGAAAAGGCGCAAGCATCCTTCAAGAACGGGGTTCTGACGATCAAGCTGCCCCAGACTCCCGAGGCGCAGGCCAAGGTCAAGCGCATCGAGGTCAAGAACGGCTGA
- a CDS encoding ATP-dependent Clp protease ATP-binding subunit codes for MANGACDICGRPATARVRASVNGRVQNMELCDQHYREMARRSGRSASPLESLFGRSSLLDEFFGENGFGSLFGDSPLGGGTLGSMGDGDDAVVDATFGKGAPRRGSRRGGGRTIADRLSEQGNKLLQNAAQKAGEFGRSEVDTEHLLLALTSSDVVKTILEQFKVDVDDLRRQIEKEAKRGEAKTGSEIGVSPRLKDALNRAFIASNELGHSYVGPEHLLIGLAEEGEGLAASILRKYGLTPQALRQQVTKVVGKGAEEGRVAAPSSTPDLDQFSRDLTKLAREGKLDPVIGRAREIETTIEVLARRKKNNPVLIGEPGVGKTAIVEGLAQRIVAGEVPEALRDKRLVELNINSMVAGSKYRGEFEERVQKILKEITEEKDSLILFIDEIHTIVGAGQGGGEGGLDIANTFKPALARGELNLIGATTLNEYQKYIEKDAALERRFQPVYVEEPTVAQVIMILRGLRDTLEAHHKVTITDEAIVAAAELSDRYITGRFMPDKAIDLIDQAAARVKISATARPVDVQELEAEAAQIKREQDYAAARKQFDRAAELKKELEQKQKELDELLEIWKRDQASATAEVRADHVAQIVSKITGVPVTELTAEEKDKLLKLEEKLHERVIGQEEAIRAVADAVRLARAGLREGSGPTATFLFLGPTGVGKTELAKTLAEVIFGDQDAMIRIDMSEYGERHSVARLVGAPPGYVGYDEGGQLTEKVRRRPYSVVLLDEIEKAHPDVYNILLQVFDDGRLTDGKGRAVDFTNTIIIATSNLGSDIIQRNLKRRGTKEFDEAKQKSELMEVLRGHFRPEFINRIDEIIVFHSLNQSEIRQIVELQLNRVKRTALGQGIELEFDVSVVDHFGEVGFRPEFGARELRRLIRSELETELAREMLSGRIEDGDKVRVAWSADEQKVVFEKIARDTGDDSPDDQAQAGIDESSEGAENKADAPTPDVPVDAKGEAPSKDDKSAG; via the coding sequence ATGGCAAACGGAGCTTGCGATATTTGCGGTCGCCCGGCGACAGCGCGCGTGCGCGCCTCGGTGAACGGCAGGGTTCAGAACATGGAGCTGTGCGATCAGCACTACCGCGAAATGGCGCGCCGGTCGGGCCGTAGCGCCTCGCCCCTAGAGTCCCTATTCGGACGGAGTTCCCTTCTTGACGAATTCTTTGGCGAGAACGGTTTCGGCAGCCTCTTTGGTGACAGTCCGCTGGGAGGCGGCACGCTCGGCTCCATGGGTGACGGCGATGACGCTGTCGTCGACGCCACTTTCGGCAAGGGCGCGCCGCGGCGTGGATCGCGGCGCGGCGGCGGACGCACCATCGCCGACCGGCTGAGCGAACAGGGCAACAAGCTGCTGCAGAATGCCGCACAGAAGGCAGGGGAATTCGGGCGCAGCGAGGTCGATACTGAACATCTCCTTCTGGCATTGACCTCGTCTGACGTCGTCAAGACGATCCTGGAACAGTTCAAAGTCGATGTGGACGATCTGCGGCGCCAGATCGAGAAGGAAGCGAAGCGTGGAGAGGCAAAGACGGGGAGCGAAATCGGCGTCAGTCCCCGCCTGAAGGACGCGTTGAACCGGGCTTTCATCGCCTCGAACGAACTCGGCCATTCCTATGTCGGTCCCGAGCACCTGCTGATCGGCCTTGCCGAGGAAGGTGAGGGCCTGGCCGCGTCGATCCTGCGAAAATACGGATTGACGCCGCAGGCGCTTCGCCAGCAGGTGACCAAGGTCGTGGGTAAGGGAGCCGAGGAAGGCCGCGTGGCGGCGCCTTCCAGCACGCCCGATCTCGACCAGTTCAGCCGTGACCTCACCAAGCTCGCCCGCGAGGGTAAGCTCGATCCCGTCATCGGCCGCGCCCGCGAGATCGAGACGACGATCGAAGTGCTGGCCCGCCGGAAAAAGAACAACCCGGTGCTGATCGGCGAGCCTGGCGTGGGCAAGACCGCCATTGTCGAGGGACTTGCGCAACGGATCGTTGCGGGCGAAGTGCCCGAGGCGCTGCGCGACAAGCGGCTGGTCGAACTCAACATCAACTCGATGGTGGCCGGGTCGAAGTATCGCGGCGAGTTCGAGGAGCGAGTCCAGAAGATCCTCAAGGAGATCACCGAGGAGAAGGACAGCCTGATCTTGTTCATCGACGAGATCCACACCATCGTCGGCGCCGGCCAGGGCGGTGGCGAAGGTGGTCTCGACATCGCCAACACCTTCAAGCCGGCGCTGGCGCGGGGGGAGCTGAACCTGATCGGTGCGACGACGCTCAACGAGTACCAGAAATACATCGAGAAGGACGCGGCGCTCGAGCGACGGTTCCAGCCGGTTTATGTCGAGGAACCCACGGTAGCTCAGGTCATCATGATCCTGCGCGGCCTGCGCGACACGCTGGAGGCGCACCACAAGGTGACGATCACCGACGAGGCCATCGTCGCGGCGGCCGAGCTTTCTGATCGCTACATCACTGGCCGCTTCATGCCCGACAAGGCGATCGACCTGATCGATCAGGCAGCCGCACGGGTGAAGATCAGCGCCACAGCGCGCCCTGTGGACGTCCAGGAGCTGGAGGCCGAAGCCGCGCAGATCAAGCGCGAGCAGGACTATGCCGCAGCCCGCAAGCAATTCGACCGGGCAGCGGAACTGAAGAAGGAACTCGAGCAGAAGCAGAAGGAGCTTGACGAGCTTCTGGAGATCTGGAAGCGCGACCAGGCTTCGGCGACCGCCGAGGTGCGCGCCGATCATGTCGCGCAGATCGTCTCCAAGATCACCGGTGTTCCGGTCACGGAGCTGACCGCCGAGGAGAAGGACAAGCTCCTCAAGCTCGAGGAGAAGCTGCACGAGCGCGTCATCGGCCAGGAAGAAGCGATCCGCGCCGTGGCCGATGCGGTACGCCTGGCGCGTGCGGGTCTGCGCGAAGGTTCCGGTCCGACTGCGACCTTCCTGTTTCTCGGACCAACCGGGGTTGGCAAGACGGAACTGGCCAAGACCCTCGCCGAGGTGATCTTCGGCGACCAGGATGCGATGATCCGTATCGACATGTCGGAGTATGGCGAGCGCCACTCGGTTGCCCGGCTGGTTGGCGCACCTCCGGGCTACGTCGGATACGACGAAGGCGGGCAACTGACGGAGAAGGTGCGCCGTCGGCCCTACTCGGTCGTGCTCCTCGACGAGATCGAAAAGGCGCATCCGGATGTCTACAACATCCTGCTTCAGGTGTTCGACGATGGCCGCCTGACAGATGGCAAGGGCCGCGCGGTGGACTTCACTAACACCATCATCATCGCCACCTCGAACCTCGGTTCGGACATCATCCAGCGCAACCTCAAGAGACGCGGCACCAAGGAGTTCGACGAGGCAAAGCAGAAGTCCGAACTGATGGAGGTGTTGCGCGGTCATTTCCGGCCAGAGTTCATCAACCGGATCGACGAGATCATCGTCTTCCATTCGCTGAACCAGTCGGAGATCCGCCAGATCGTCGAGTTGCAGCTGAACCGGGTGAAACGGACCGCCCTCGGCCAGGGCATCGAACTCGAATTCGATGTGAGCGTCGTGGATCACTTCGGCGAGGTCGGCTTCCGTCCCGAATTCGGCGCCCGCGAGCTGCGCCGGCTGATCCGGTCGGAGTTGGAGACCGAGTTGGCTCGCGAAATGCTCTCGGGGCGGATCGAGGATGGCGACAAGGTCCGCGTCGCTTGGTCAGCGGACGAACAGAAGGTCGTGTTCGAAAAGATCGCAAGGGACACCGGTGATGACAGCCCGGACGATCAGGCCCAGGCCGGGATCGACGAGTCCAGCGAAGGTGCCGAAAACAAGGCGGACGCTCCGACGCCCGACGTCCCGGTCGACGCCAAGGGTGAGGCGCCGTCCAAGGATGACAAATCCGCCGGGTGA
- the ftsH gene encoding ATP-dependent zinc metalloprotease FtsH translates to MERKTEYNIWYWVAAVIAVLFIQNLIAGWQSVAPISYSQFEKYLADGKISSVAVGSDTITGTFAEPVDGKKQFVTTVVNPAILERIDRSGIEITGVPQNTFLGTLISWVAPALVFFGIWMLLFRKFADKQGFGGFMQVGRSKAKVYMEKETGVSFADVAGVDEAKAELEEVVEFLKTPAEYGKLGAHIPKGILLVGPPGTGKTLLARAVAGEAGVTFFSISGSEFVEMFVGVGAARVRDLFEQARKSAPAIIFIDELDALGRARSSGQIAGGHDEREQTLNQLLTELDGFDPSVGIVLLAATNRPEILDPALLRAGRFDRQVLVDRPDKKGRVQILGVHMKKVKLAADVDADKVAALTPGFSGADLANLVNEAALLATRRKADAVTMDDFNNAVERIIAGLEKKNRVLNPREREIVAHHEMGHALVAMALPGVDPVHKVSIIPRGIGALGYTIQRPTEDRFLMTREELENKIAVLLGGRAAEKIIYDHLSTGAADDLVKASDIARAMVVPYGMDEDLGHVSYDTDRPGFLGSGDQSSWLNRRYSDATAERIDAKVRDIVDGVFKRTLTLLESNRDLLEQSAQDLLQRETLDETDLVAIGSKVKRTEAVAA, encoded by the coding sequence ATGGAAAGGAAGACCGAATACAACATCTGGTATTGGGTGGCGGCTGTCATAGCCGTGCTTTTTATCCAGAACCTGATCGCTGGCTGGCAATCCGTCGCTCCCATTAGCTACAGCCAGTTCGAGAAGTATCTCGCTGACGGGAAAATTTCTTCTGTCGCGGTCGGGTCAGACACTATCACAGGCACCTTCGCCGAACCCGTCGACGGCAAGAAGCAGTTCGTGACGACCGTTGTGAATCCCGCAATCCTGGAACGGATAGACCGGTCAGGTATCGAGATAACTGGCGTTCCGCAGAACACTTTTCTCGGCACGCTGATTTCCTGGGTAGCGCCAGCGCTTGTCTTCTTCGGAATCTGGATGCTGCTGTTCCGGAAGTTCGCCGACAAGCAGGGTTTCGGCGGGTTCATGCAGGTCGGCCGCAGCAAGGCCAAAGTTTACATGGAAAAGGAAACCGGCGTCAGTTTCGCCGACGTGGCCGGCGTGGACGAGGCTAAGGCCGAGTTGGAGGAGGTCGTGGAGTTCCTCAAGACCCCGGCAGAATACGGAAAGCTGGGCGCACATATCCCCAAAGGCATATTGCTCGTTGGGCCGCCGGGCACCGGCAAGACGCTTCTCGCGCGCGCGGTGGCGGGTGAGGCGGGCGTGACCTTCTTTTCGATCTCGGGATCAGAGTTCGTCGAGATGTTCGTGGGCGTCGGTGCCGCTCGGGTGCGCGACTTGTTCGAGCAGGCCCGGAAATCCGCCCCGGCGATCATCTTCATCGACGAACTCGACGCTCTTGGGAGGGCGCGCTCCTCCGGCCAGATCGCCGGTGGCCATGATGAGCGTGAGCAGACGCTGAACCAGCTTCTGACCGAGCTCGATGGCTTCGACCCTTCGGTGGGCATCGTGCTCTTGGCCGCCACCAACCGGCCCGAGATCCTCGACCCCGCGCTTCTCCGCGCGGGCCGCTTCGACCGGCAGGTGTTGGTGGATCGGCCTGACAAGAAGGGACGAGTGCAGATTCTTGGCGTTCACATGAAAAAGGTGAAGCTCGCCGCGGACGTCGATGCCGATAAGGTCGCAGCGCTTACTCCCGGCTTTTCTGGAGCGGATCTTGCCAATCTCGTCAACGAGGCAGCATTGCTCGCCACGCGCCGCAAGGCAGATGCGGTGACGATGGACGACTTCAACAATGCCGTAGAACGCATCATCGCCGGGTTGGAAAAGAAGAACCGCGTTCTGAACCCGCGCGAGCGCGAGATCGTGGCGCATCACGAGATGGGGCACGCGCTGGTGGCGATGGCTCTGCCGGGGGTGGATCCGGTGCACAAAGTCTCGATCATCCCGCGCGGGATTGGCGCGCTCGGCTACACGATCCAGCGCCCGACCGAGGACCGCTTCCTGATGACGCGGGAGGAACTCGAGAACAAGATCGCCGTGCTGCTCGGCGGGCGCGCGGCCGAGAAGATCATCTACGACCACCTCTCGACTGGGGCAGCGGACGATCTGGTCAAGGCCAGCGATATTGCCCGCGCCATGGTCGTACCGTACGGGATGGACGAAGACCTCGGGCATGTCAGCTACGACACCGATCGGCCCGGTTTTCTCGGCAGCGGCGACCAGTCGTCCTGGCTGAACCGCCGCTACAGCGACGCCACTGCTGAGCGGATAGACGCGAAGGTGCGCGACATCGTGGATGGCGTGTTCAAGCGCACCCTCACCCTTCTTGAAAGCAATCGGGATCTTCTTGAGCAATCGGCGCAGGACCTCTTGCAACGAGAGACACTGGACGAGACCGATCTGGTGGCAATCGGGTCCAAGGTGAAAAGAACAGAAGCGGTCGCTGCGTAA
- the tnpA gene encoding IS66-like element accessory protein TnpA, translated as MLTGPGRRRRWSEEAKARIVAETLAPGAVIAEVARRWQVCSQQVFTWRREMRHNTPPAFVPIVAEPSVAPREPTMFSTSSS; from the coding sequence GTGCTGACAGGGCCCGGGCGCCGCCGGCGGTGGTCGGAGGAAGCCAAGGCACGGATCGTCGCAGAGACGCTCGCACCCGGCGCCGTCATCGCCGAGGTGGCGCGTCGTTGGCAGGTCTGCTCCCAACAGGTGTTCACCTGGCGGCGGGAGATGCGGCACAACACGCCTCCCGCATTCGTGCCGATCGTGGCGGAGCCCAGTGTGGCGCCCCGGGAGCCCACCATGTTCTCGACCAGCTCGTCGTAG
- a CDS encoding helix-turn-helix domain-containing protein — translation MAGWDEDDPDDGGTPPWATRRSGPHPPAAAPDPARLLAPLARAEDFLSRLDARAGAASGALREGLVARLALAEASSWLTQAGLPTHPHDLALRAAGLTGSWSAASDLHRLERAMPATWGGSDGEVGAVAAEHPVEQALALARLLTRLPVFWGDPLDAAETLAAALRSLGDSAWPAATASPGAAIPDVAAWRRSWLQTGEGVPALPAAAEAAARWMREAGEGDVARPEPQQAIFLAAVLLKRRRRLAQVPLVFWSGAGPGERLPRPTGDPAAWPGLFLARVAAAARRGLEVLDRLEAAQAKLAALTEGTRRSSSLPAAAELLLCRPIVTAPQLARDLGLTHQGALLILARLRGARIVREVTGRGSFRAYAA, via the coding sequence ATGGCAGGCTGGGACGAGGACGATCCGGACGACGGCGGCACGCCGCCCTGGGCCACGCGCCGGTCCGGTCCGCATCCGCCGGCAGCCGCCCCCGATCCCGCCCGGCTGCTGGCGCCACTCGCCCGGGCCGAGGACTTCCTCTCACGTCTCGACGCCCGCGCCGGGGCCGCTTCCGGGGCGTTGCGCGAGGGTCTGGTCGCCCGCCTGGCGCTGGCCGAGGCTAGCTCCTGGCTCACCCAGGCGGGCCTGCCCACCCATCCGCACGACCTCGCCCTGCGTGCCGCCGGCCTCACCGGCTCCTGGAGCGCCGCCTCCGACCTCCATCGCCTGGAGCGCGCCATGCCCGCCACCTGGGGCGGAAGCGACGGCGAGGTGGGCGCGGTCGCCGCCGAGCACCCGGTGGAGCAGGCCCTCGCCCTGGCCCGCCTGCTGACGCGGCTGCCGGTCTTTTGGGGCGATCCGCTGGACGCGGCGGAGACACTCGCCGCAGCGTTGCGATCCTTGGGCGACAGCGCCTGGCCCGCGGCCACCGCCTCGCCCGGCGCCGCGATCCCGGACGTCGCGGCCTGGCGGCGAAGCTGGCTGCAAACGGGAGAGGGGGTGCCGGCGCTGCCCGCCGCCGCCGAGGCCGCGGCCCGCTGGATGCGCGAGGCCGGGGAAGGCGACGTCGCCCGGCCGGAGCCGCAGCAGGCGATCTTCCTGGCCGCCGTGCTGCTGAAGCGCCGGCGGCGGCTGGCTCAGGTGCCGCTGGTCTTCTGGAGCGGGGCCGGGCCGGGGGAGCGGCTGCCGCGACCCACCGGGGATCCGGCCGCTTGGCCGGGACTGTTCCTCGCCCGCGTGGCCGCCGCCGCCCGGCGCGGGCTGGAGGTGCTCGACCGGCTGGAAGCGGCACAGGCAAAGCTGGCCGCGCTGACCGAAGGCACGCGGCGCTCCTCCTCGCTGCCGGCGGCCGCCGAGCTGCTGCTGTGCCGGCCGATCGTCACCGCGCCGCAGCTGGCCAGGGACCTCGGCCTGACCCATCAGGGCGCGCTGCTGATCCTGGCCCGGCTGCGGGGGGCCCGGATCGTCCGGGAGGTGACGGGCAGGGGGAGCTTCAGGGCTTACGCAGCCTAA
- a CDS encoding Hsp20/alpha crystallin family protein, which yields MSTDITQATEKTPTHAPETAGGGRIYRPLTDIVETDQGVSMMLEMPGVAADAVEITLENRVLTICGKVEPMRPENLELAYAEYGEGDFERASTLSENFDPDTIEAEMRGGVLTLTLPRALEAQPKRIAVKGA from the coding sequence ATGAGCACCGACATCACGCAAGCCACCGAAAAGACGCCGACCCACGCGCCTGAAACCGCCGGCGGCGGCCGCATCTACCGTCCGCTAACCGATATCGTCGAGACCGATCAGGGTGTCTCCATGATGCTCGAAATGCCTGGGGTCGCCGCTGATGCGGTCGAAATCACGCTCGAAAACCGCGTGCTGACGATCTGCGGCAAGGTTGAGCCGATGCGGCCAGAAAACCTGGAACTTGCCTATGCCGAATATGGCGAGGGTGATTTCGAGAGGGCCTCCACGCTTTCCGAGAACTTCGACCCCGACACGATTGAAGCCGAGATGCGTGGAGGCGTCCTCACTTTGACGCTCCCCCGAGCCCTTGAAGCGCAGCCGAAAAGGATCGCCGTCAAGGGCGCCTGA
- a CDS encoding NADH dehydrogenase ubiquinone Fe-S protein 4: MRSWDVPTAIIYRPSRSAMTSAPRPNYWLLEFEPSRPLQVEPLMGYTSSNDPYRSIRLKFPDRESAVEFAERQDWRYFVREDVAHRHAPDRWRGEERHRLYKGADAPNAFRITSRVDHDRSDHRLRRAVEQEGTVDLSSQEQAEFDPVLEADLESFPASDPPAWTGITVGPTKGKP, encoded by the coding sequence ATGAGGTCATGGGACGTTCCGACCGCGATCATCTACCGGCCGTCTCGTTCCGCGATGACATCGGCGCCGCGGCCCAACTACTGGCTACTGGAATTCGAGCCGTCTCGACCCCTGCAGGTCGAGCCGCTGATGGGATATACCTCCAGCAACGATCCCTATCGTTCGATCCGGCTGAAATTTCCCGACCGCGAAAGCGCCGTGGAATTCGCGGAGCGGCAGGACTGGCGCTATTTCGTGCGTGAGGACGTGGCTCACCGGCATGCGCCTGACCGCTGGCGGGGAGAGGAGCGGCATCGCCTCTACAAGGGAGCCGACGCCCCGAACGCCTTTCGCATAACGTCCCGCGTGGATCACGATCGCTCGGATCACCGCCTCCGGCGCGCGGTCGAGCAAGAAGGCACGGTGGACCTGTCGTCGCAAGAACAGGCCGAATTCGATCCGGTGCTTGAAGCCGATCTAGAATCCTTCCCGGCCTCGGATCCCCCAGCCTGGACCGGCATCACTGTCGGCCCCACCAAGGGTAAACCTTGA
- a CDS encoding RNA polymerase sigma factor, with the protein MKVIRTFRNLDRHGQQRAPEVIEEEVRQLEPHLVRFSEDLVRLEVVASQTRGKTRIQVSLRLQLPSGVIAAQEEGFEIEPVLRKAFADLRQRVDRHVARLKHESEYKRPARRRRIGAPLPSARDAAEADRRQLFFDLIEDHLDTVYDTVRRELTYLECSGSVPAGYLSVRDIVDATILNGLNCFEGRPTEFSVRDWLTELAFETIETEAQAARRAVPEDAASIDAAPEAPAREPTESDEEMFEFYQPDDVLLLEELVADDGGDDPERAVAKRQDALLLHRAIAGLPALWRRVLFLVDLNDTPLETASSVLGIPEDDVTRIVQSARDYLRDKLRDSGQSSDTAHALFKSAHQRRLRIPQPLRDRARLERAFLGDNRGEAP; encoded by the coding sequence ATGAAAGTCATCAGAACATTTCGCAATCTTGACCGGCACGGGCAACAGCGCGCGCCTGAGGTCATCGAGGAAGAGGTGCGGCAACTTGAACCTCATCTTGTACGCTTCAGCGAGGATCTCGTCCGGCTCGAAGTCGTCGCCTCCCAGACGAGGGGCAAGACGCGCATCCAGGTCAGCCTGCGCCTGCAACTGCCCTCGGGCGTGATCGCGGCGCAGGAAGAGGGGTTCGAGATCGAGCCTGTCCTGCGCAAAGCCTTTGCCGACCTGCGCCAGCGGGTTGACCGGCATGTGGCGCGCCTCAAGCACGAGTCTGAATACAAGCGTCCCGCCCGCCGGCGCCGGATCGGCGCCCCGCTGCCGTCCGCGCGGGATGCGGCGGAAGCGGACCGGCGCCAACTCTTCTTCGACCTAATCGAGGATCATCTCGATACGGTCTACGACACCGTCAGGCGCGAGTTGACCTATCTCGAGTGTAGCGGGTCTGTGCCGGCAGGCTACCTGAGCGTTCGCGATATCGTCGATGCGACGATCCTCAACGGGCTCAACTGCTTCGAGGGGCGGCCGACCGAATTCTCCGTCCGGGACTGGCTGACGGAACTGGCCTTCGAGACCATCGAGACCGAGGCGCAGGCTGCGCGCCGCGCGGTGCCCGAGGATGCCGCCTCGATCGACGCGGCGCCCGAGGCGCCGGCCAGGGAGCCTACCGAGTCGGATGAGGAGATGTTCGAGTTCTACCAGCCCGACGACGTGCTGCTGCTCGAGGAACTCGTCGCCGACGACGGTGGGGACGACCCCGAAAGGGCGGTCGCTAAACGGCAGGACGCACTGCTCTTGCACCGGGCGATCGCCGGTCTGCCGGCGCTTTGGCGCAGGGTCCTGTTTCTTGTCGATCTGAACGACACCCCGCTTGAAACAGCCTCCTCCGTTCTCGGCATTCCCGAAGACGACGTGACCCGGATCGTCCAGTCGGCGCGCGATTATCTTCGCGATAAACTGCGTGACTCAGGTCAGTCTTCCGATACCGCTCATGCGCTTTTTAAGAGTGCTCATCAGAGAAGGTTGCGAATTCCACAGCCCCTGCGGGATCGCGCTCGGCTGGAACGCGCTTTTCTGGGGGACAACCGAGGGGAAGCACCATGA
- a CDS encoding Hsp20/alpha crystallin family protein, which produces MRAMMRDLDRGFWPSPSRAAFPAVNVWQGAEAVAVTTELPGIEPGDIEIAVKDNVLTLSGERKASEVPEGARWHRNERGYGKFSRAIRLPFAASDDKVEARMTNCVLRIVISRPEAENPKKIEIKAA; this is translated from the coding sequence ATGCGCGCCATGATGCGCGATCTAGACCGCGGTTTCTGGCCGTCGCCGTCTCGTGCGGCATTCCCGGCAGTGAATGTCTGGCAGGGTGCGGAAGCCGTCGCCGTTACTACCGAACTCCCTGGCATTGAGCCGGGCGATATCGAGATCGCGGTCAAGGACAACGTCCTGACGCTGTCAGGCGAACGCAAGGCGTCCGAGGTTCCCGAAGGTGCGCGCTGGCACCGCAACGAACGCGGTTATGGCAAGTTTTCCCGCGCGATCCGACTGCCATTCGCGGCCTCGGATGACAAGGTCGAGGCGAGGATGACGAACTGCGTATTGCGGATCGTCATCTCCCGGCCCGAGGCAGAAAATCCAAAGAAAATCGAGATCAAGGCAGCCTGA
- a CDS encoding MarR family winged helix-turn-helix transcriptional regulator, translating to MKLRDGQQILGGQMMIASDHALMGTTIHRVAQLIQQRIDDEIRETGLTRLSWLAAAHVDECPGLTIGDLAARLEVGSATAGQLVDRMVRGGWVERSPSSSDRRSQIVVPTRKTQEILRDLDPRRAALQEDILQDLSVDERRVLLALLERIRARLSR from the coding sequence ATGAAGCTTCGCGATGGCCAACAGATCCTTGGAGGTCAAATGATGATTGCATCCGACCATGCGCTGATGGGGACGACGATCCATCGGGTCGCCCAGCTCATCCAGCAGCGGATCGACGATGAAATTCGTGAGACCGGTCTGACGCGACTGTCGTGGTTGGCAGCCGCCCATGTGGACGAGTGCCCGGGCCTCACGATCGGCGACCTCGCGGCGCGGTTGGAAGTCGGCAGTGCGACAGCCGGGCAACTCGTGGACCGCATGGTGCGCGGCGGCTGGGTTGAGCGTTCGCCGTCATCGAGTGATCGGCGGTCGCAGATCGTTGTACCGACGAGAAAGACGCAAGAAATCTTGCGAGACCTAGACCCCCGACGAGCGGCGTTGCAGGAAGACATCTTACAGGATCTATCAGTCGACGAGAGGCGCGTTCTTCTCGCACTTCTCGAACGCATACGTGCGCGGCTTTCACGCTAG
- a CDS encoding HdeD family acid-resistance protein, with product MKTSTENPSGAMQDMLSTLPQNWWAFVLRGVLALVLALLAFLMPGESLLALTLVFGAFAFADGVFGLIAAIRNIRKGDRWVWLMFSGILGIATGAVVVVSPFLAALVLATFLWVSIAFWSVSSGVTEILAAIRLRKEIKGEIWLILSGIISVALGVAVTWMLLTRPLESFLALGWLLGFYAAFFGAMMILLGLRLRRALRETSDKGTGAAQSAGT from the coding sequence ATGAAGACCAGCACTGAAAATCCGTCCGGCGCGATGCAGGACATGCTGAGCACGCTGCCCCAGAACTGGTGGGCCTTCGTGCTGCGCGGTGTGCTCGCACTTGTGCTAGCGCTACTCGCCTTCCTCATGCCTGGAGAATCGCTTCTGGCGCTGACGCTGGTTTTCGGCGCTTTCGCCTTCGCCGACGGCGTGTTCGGCCTCATCGCCGCGATACGAAATATCCGCAAGGGCGATCGCTGGGTATGGCTGATGTTCAGCGGCATTCTGGGGATAGCGACAGGCGCCGTCGTGGTCGTCTCGCCCTTCCTTGCGGCGCTGGTGTTGGCGACATTCCTTTGGGTCAGTATCGCCTTCTGGTCGGTATCCTCCGGCGTCACAGAGATCTTGGCGGCCATCCGCCTGCGCAAGGAAATCAAGGGCGAAATCTGGCTCATCCTGAGCGGCATCATCTCGGTCGCATTGGGTGTAGCCGTGACCTGGATGCTGCTGACGCGACCGCTTGAAAGCTTCCTTGCTCTCGGCTGGCTTCTCGGCTTCTACGCCGCCTTCTTCGGAGCCATGATGATTTTGCTCGGTCTGCGGTTGCGCCGCGCACTTCGCGAGACATCCGACAAAGGCACCGGCGCCGCTCAGTCCGCTGGTACGTGA